In Caproicibacterium amylolyticum, a genomic segment contains:
- a CDS encoding acyl-[acyl-carrier-protein] thioesterase, producing MNSPAQQPIVSPESFERTARVESPQIGANGRIRLSAILRMEQETADEHMDAVGLGYEKMLKDGIALLITENQVQVRRFPKRNERLHIHTLPLGAAGVHVYRDFHFLSGEEEVLHIRQVSVCVNCETHRPLRPDALYQYHVFKQQVVPPEERVNKLRIKTTQPVLGNRPIRYSDLDMNRHLTNTIYGDIVEDFIPEVYHDWKKIHISYLSESVLGDVLEISGSQQQNGFLMSGSRAGDLSFAAFVER from the coding sequence ATGAATTCACCGGCACAACAGCCCATTGTTTCACCGGAAAGCTTTGAAAGAACTGCACGCGTTGAAAGCCCGCAAATTGGTGCAAACGGCCGTATCCGGCTTTCCGCGATTCTGCGTATGGAGCAGGAAACCGCAGACGAACATATGGATGCAGTCGGACTTGGCTACGAAAAAATGCTGAAAGACGGCATTGCACTACTGATTACAGAAAATCAGGTGCAGGTACGGCGTTTTCCAAAGCGCAATGAGCGTCTGCATATTCACACACTGCCGCTTGGCGCCGCGGGGGTACACGTATACCGTGATTTTCACTTTTTAAGCGGGGAAGAAGAAGTTCTGCACATCCGCCAAGTCAGTGTCTGTGTCAACTGCGAAACACACCGTCCTCTGCGTCCGGACGCACTGTATCAGTATCATGTTTTTAAGCAGCAGGTGGTCCCGCCAGAGGAACGGGTAAACAAGCTTCGTATTAAGACCACACAGCCGGTGCTGGGAAATCGCCCGATTCGCTACAGTGATTTGGATATGAACCGGCACCTGACAAATACAATTTACGGCGATATTGTAGAGGATTTTATTCCTGAAGTATACCATGATTGGAAGAAAATCCATATTAGTTACCTCTCTGAAAGTGTTTTGGGCGATGTCTTGGAAATCAGTGGTTCGCAGCAGCAAAATGGCTTTTTGATGTCGGGAAGCCGCGCGGGTGACCTTAGCTTTGCGGCTTTCGTTGAAAGATAA
- the serS gene encoding serine--tRNA ligase: MVDIKLIRDNPDYVKAAIKKREMDLDSVVDEILAVDKERREATGAVESKKAEQNAVSKEIPKIKKAGGDASEVLAKMKKLSEEIKEADAKLSEINDKQQELMLCLPNLPDEDVQAGGKEQNIPDHYFKEKPVFDFEPKNHVDLCESLGMIDYQRGAKIAGNGAWIYRGWGARMEWAILNFFINEHLADGYELILPPHMLNYECGYVAGQFPKFGDEVYWIQNPTSTDKKFMLPTAETALVNLHRDEILTADELPKKYIAYTPCYRREAGSYRSEERGMIRGHQFNKVEMVQYTKPEDSDAAFKELVGKAERLVQELGLHYRLSRLAAGDCSFSMARTYDIEVWIPSMGIYKEVSSASNARSYQARRGNVKFRDENKKLQFVHTLNASGLATSRVLPAIVEQYQNADGSVTVPEVLRKYMGVDVIKPQD, encoded by the coding sequence ATGGTAGACATTAAGCTGATCCGGGACAATCCGGACTATGTAAAAGCGGCAATTAAAAAACGCGAAATGGATTTGGATAGCGTTGTGGATGAAATCCTTGCAGTAGATAAGGAACGCCGTGAAGCAACCGGTGCTGTGGAAAGTAAAAAGGCCGAGCAGAATGCTGTCAGCAAGGAAATTCCGAAAATTAAGAAGGCTGGCGGGGATGCTTCCGAAGTCCTGGCAAAGATGAAGAAGCTGTCCGAAGAAATTAAGGAAGCGGACGCAAAGCTTTCTGAAATCAATGATAAGCAGCAGGAACTGATGCTGTGTCTGCCAAATCTGCCTGACGAAGATGTGCAGGCTGGCGGCAAAGAGCAGAACATTCCGGACCATTACTTTAAGGAAAAGCCTGTTTTTGATTTTGAGCCGAAAAATCATGTGGACCTTTGCGAAAGCTTGGGTATGATCGATTATCAGCGCGGCGCGAAGATTGCCGGCAATGGCGCATGGATTTACCGCGGCTGGGGCGCACGCATGGAGTGGGCCATTCTTAATTTCTTTATTAATGAGCATCTGGCTGACGGCTATGAACTGATTCTGCCGCCGCACATGCTGAACTATGAATGCGGTTATGTTGCTGGTCAGTTCCCGAAATTCGGTGATGAAGTTTACTGGATTCAAAACCCGACCAGCACCGATAAAAAATTTATGCTGCCTACGGCTGAAACTGCATTGGTCAACCTGCACCGAGATGAAATTCTGACTGCTGATGAACTGCCGAAGAAGTACATTGCATACACCCCGTGCTACCGTCGTGAAGCCGGTTCCTACCGCAGCGAGGAGCGTGGCATGATTCGCGGACATCAGTTTAATAAGGTGGAAATGGTTCAGTACACAAAGCCGGAAGACAGCGACGCGGCTTTTAAGGAGCTGGTTGGCAAGGCGGAACGTCTGGTTCAGGAGCTTGGCCTGCACTATCGTCTGAGCCGTTTGGCCGCAGGTGACTGCTCTTTCTCCATGGCACGTACCTATGATATTGAAGTATGGATTCCGTCTATGGGCATTTACAAGGAAGTTTCTTCTGCTTCCAATGCGCGTTCTTACCAGGCACGCCGCGGCAATGTAAAATTCCGTGACGAAAATAAGAAACTGCAGTTTGTGCATACACTGAACGCTTCCGGTCTGGCAACTTCCCGAGTGCTGCCTGCTATTGTAGAGCAGTACCAGAATGCGGACGGCAGTGTAACGGTGCCGGAAGTGCTGCGCAAGTACATGGGTGTTGATGTTATTAAGCCGCAGGACTAA
- a CDS encoding ParB/RepB/Spo0J family partition protein, with protein MDIIFAENDAEDGNVSVTLNINEIEPNRSQPRREFDETEMAELADSIAKHGILQPLLVRPLHDEGGYQIVAGERRWRAARMAGLQEIPALVRELSDQQVMELALIENLQRADLNPLEEAQGFQALMDEYAMTQEEVADSVGKSRPSIANALRLTRLPAEVQKLLSEGKLTSGQGRTLLAFPPEHQVPMAFRCVQEGLTVRQLEKLAKQFSTNPKEASIQKEIPFYDEAALSLHEQLGRRVKVTGSRKKGVLQIEFSGEEDLKALLKLFE; from the coding sequence TTGGACATTATTTTTGCGGAAAACGATGCTGAAGACGGCAATGTTTCTGTTACCCTAAACATTAATGAAATTGAACCGAACCGAAGTCAGCCGCGCCGCGAGTTTGACGAAACGGAAATGGCGGAGCTGGCGGACTCTATTGCAAAGCACGGAATTTTACAACCGCTACTGGTTCGTCCGCTTCACGATGAGGGCGGCTACCAAATCGTAGCAGGGGAGCGCCGCTGGCGTGCGGCCCGCATGGCGGGTTTGCAGGAAATACCTGCATTGGTGCGTGAGCTTTCAGATCAGCAGGTAATGGAGCTGGCGCTTATTGAAAACCTGCAGCGTGCGGATTTGAATCCATTGGAAGAAGCGCAGGGGTTTCAGGCTCTGATGGACGAGTACGCAATGACGCAGGAGGAAGTGGCGGACAGTGTGGGCAAATCACGTCCGTCCATTGCGAATGCACTGCGCCTGACCCGTCTTCCGGCAGAAGTGCAGAAGCTGCTGTCTGAGGGAAAGCTGACCTCTGGGCAGGGGCGGACGCTTCTGGCGTTCCCGCCGGAGCATCAGGTCCCAATGGCTTTTCGCTGTGTGCAGGAGGGACTGACTGTCCGTCAGCTTGAAAAGCTGGCAAAGCAGTTCAGTACCAATCCTAAAGAAGCAAGTATTCAAAAAGAAATTCCATTTTACGATGAAGCTGCGCTTTCCCTGCATGAACAGTTGGGCAGGCGGGTCAAAGTGACCGGCAGCCGCAAAAAGGGTGTATTGCAGATTGAGTTCAGCGGGGAAGAAGACCTGAAAGCACTGCTGAAACTGTTTGAGTAA
- a CDS encoding ParA family protein codes for MCRIIAISNQKGGVGKTTTAVNLAAALGAAGRKTLLVDTDPQGNSSSGVGVDRRKLNESVYDVLIRDADIKKAIHSTEFNHLDLLPSSLDLAGAEIELVDKPHRESVLKRALVQVKEQYAYIIIDCPPSLGFITTNALNAADSVLIPIQCEFYALEGLSQLMNSVRRVKRQYNSALDIEGVLLTMYDGRLNLTQQVVDEVKKYFKGKVFGTVIPRTVRLSEAPSFGQPIQYFDRNCKGAEAYNALAAELIHNNES; via the coding sequence ATGTGCCGCATTATTGCAATCTCAAACCAAAAAGGCGGTGTGGGGAAGACTACCACGGCTGTCAATCTGGCGGCCGCGCTTGGCGCTGCCGGAAGAAAAACTCTGCTGGTGGATACTGACCCACAGGGAAACTCCTCCAGCGGAGTTGGTGTGGACCGCAGAAAACTGAATGAATCGGTTTACGATGTGCTGATTCGTGACGCAGATATTAAAAAAGCAATTCATTCAACAGAGTTCAATCATTTGGACCTGCTGCCCAGTTCTCTGGATTTGGCGGGTGCTGAAATTGAACTGGTAGACAAACCGCACCGCGAGAGTGTTTTAAAACGTGCTTTGGTGCAGGTAAAGGAACAATATGCGTATATTATCATTGACTGCCCACCGTCGCTCGGCTTTATTACAACCAATGCACTGAATGCTGCAGATAGTGTTTTGATCCCGATTCAGTGTGAGTTTTATGCATTGGAGGGGTTGAGTCAGCTGATGAACAGTGTTCGCCGTGTAAAGCGTCAGTATAACAGTGCGCTGGATATTGAGGGTGTGCTGCTGACGATGTATGACGGCCGGCTGAACCTGACACAACAGGTAGTCGATGAAGTTAAGAAATATTTTAAAGGGAAGGTATTTGGAACGGTGATTCCCCGCACAGTGCGGCTGAGTGAAGCGCCCAGCTTTGGGCAGCCGATTCAATACTTTGACCGAAACTGCAAGGGCGCGGAAGCGTATAATGCCCTTGCTGCCGAACTGATACATAATAATGAAAGCTGA
- a CDS encoding ParB/RepB/Spo0J family partition protein: MLGQQHILKLDIDSIRPNPAQPRRTFAAEELRELADSIASNGLLQPLVVRRVQGGYELVAGERRLRACKFIGMREVPVLITACTDRESAIFALTENLQREDLNMFEEADGLRRLIEEWNITQEECAARLGRSQSAVANKLRLLKLSGSAREIILENHLTERHARALLRLPNAEMQKQVLEMVLHSQLNVQQTDALVSKLLESEPKHKQHQLPIIKDVRIFGNTIEHAVTTLRSTGVPAETFHTETDDYLEWVVRIPKAEGAGRKPA; the protein is encoded by the coding sequence ATGCTTGGACAGCAGCATATCCTGAAACTGGACATTGACAGTATTCGGCCGAATCCCGCGCAGCCGCGGCGCACATTTGCGGCGGAGGAACTGCGAGAGCTGGCGGACAGTATTGCATCGAATGGTTTGCTGCAGCCGCTGGTGGTAAGGCGTGTACAGGGTGGTTACGAACTGGTTGCCGGCGAACGGCGGCTGCGTGCCTGTAAGTTTATTGGCATGCGTGAAGTCCCGGTGCTGATTACAGCCTGTACTGACCGCGAAAGTGCAATTTTTGCGTTGACAGAAAATTTACAGCGGGAAGACCTCAATATGTTTGAGGAGGCTGACGGCCTGCGGCGTTTAATTGAAGAATGGAACATAACGCAGGAGGAATGTGCTGCACGTTTGGGCAGAAGTCAGTCTGCTGTGGCAAATAAACTGCGTTTGCTGAAACTGTCCGGCAGCGCACGGGAAATTATTCTTGAGAATCACCTGACGGAACGGCACGCGCGCGCACTGCTTCGGCTGCCAAATGCTGAAATGCAAAAGCAGGTCTTGGAAATGGTGCTGCACAGCCAGCTAAATGTGCAGCAGACCGATGCACTGGTCAGTAAACTGTTGGAATCTGAACCGAAACACAAACAGCATCAGCTGCCAATCATTAAAGATGTGCGTATTTTTGGGAACACGATCGAACACGCAGTCACCACTTTGCGCAGCACCGGGGTTCCAGCCGAAACATTCCATACGGAAACTGACGATTACCTGGAGTGGGTCGTGCGTATACCGAAAGCAGAGGGCGCAGGGAGGAAACCCGCCTAA
- the rsmG gene encoding 16S rRNA (guanine(527)-N(7))-methyltransferase RsmG: MENIENLLRQGAQSCGLALTVEQTTQFQSYMEQLLEWNTKLNLTAITEPNEFVEKHFLDCLWPLQWFNPAGKTCLDVGTGAGFPGIPLKLAVPQMQLTLLDSLQKRLTVLDDVCAKLNVTAATVHARAEEGSRKPELREQFDFAFARAVAPLSVLCEYCLPFVKPGGYFCAWKGPAGAEELAESRRALQSLGGCVKKNIVYTLPDGSSRTFLMIQHVHACSPKYPRVGEKIKKQPL, from the coding sequence ATGGAAAATATCGAAAATCTACTGCGGCAGGGCGCACAGTCCTGCGGTCTTGCTCTAACTGTAGAACAGACGACACAGTTTCAGTCCTACATGGAACAGCTTTTAGAGTGGAATACAAAATTAAATTTAACGGCAATTACAGAGCCAAATGAGTTTGTGGAAAAGCACTTTTTGGATTGCTTGTGGCCGCTGCAGTGGTTTAATCCTGCTGGTAAAACATGCCTTGATGTCGGAACAGGCGCTGGATTTCCGGGTATCCCCTTAAAGCTTGCTGTGCCGCAAATGCAGCTGACACTGCTGGACAGCCTGCAAAAGCGCTTAACGGTTTTGGATGATGTGTGTGCCAAGCTAAATGTCACAGCAGCAACCGTTCACGCAAGGGCAGAGGAGGGCAGCAGAAAACCGGAACTGCGGGAGCAGTTTGATTTTGCATTTGCCCGTGCAGTGGCACCACTTTCTGTACTATGTGAATACTGCCTGCCGTTTGTGAAACCGGGCGGCTATTTTTGTGCTTGGAAAGGCCCTGCTGGAGCTGAAGAATTGGCGGAATCGCGGCGCGCACTTCAGTCGCTGGGCGGCTGTGTCAAGAAAAATATCGTGTACACGCTTCCGGATGGCAGTTCCCGGACGTTTTTAATGATTCAGCACGTCCATGCCTGTTCACCAAAGTACCCACGTGTAGGGGAAAAAATTAAAAAGCAGCCGCTGTAG